A genomic segment from Campylobacter concisus encodes:
- a CDS encoding sodium-dependent transporter, protein MINEKFSKIGFVLAMAGSAVGLGNAWKFPTMVGNNGGSAFIVLYLLLTFAIAFVAFLAELSIGKLGESDVVSSIYKLAPKHKKIWSFSGFFMIGAILIASFYMVVIGWILKYIYLSFSPLLADTKEAATQFNTLLANDLTSAVLCFSLVFLMVFFAVSKGVKSGIEKLNIWMMPSLFILLVCILFYAISMGDGFVKAAKFLFVPNFSAITPDVILQALGLAFFSLSMGVGVIPTYAANLPEQTNLIKSTLSIIFINILIGIMMGLVVFTFIFAYGADSTASGPGLIFISLVTLFAKLGIVGNVMAIAFFVSLLFAGVTSAVSMIEPFAYYLVRKFEISRKKALIYIGIFVYILGLFCIFSYYAQTANIFSIFGKPVFDALDFLTSNIMMPIGAIIFSFFVGYKLKKESLYLLFGEFMGKVFFEIWYFTLRYIVPIAICAIMIYQIAGK, encoded by the coding sequence ATGATAAATGAAAAATTTTCAAAAATAGGCTTTGTTCTTGCGATGGCAGGATCGGCTGTTGGACTTGGTAATGCATGGAAATTTCCAACAATGGTAGGAAACAATGGCGGTTCAGCATTTATAGTTTTATATTTACTTCTCACGTTTGCTATTGCTTTTGTAGCATTTTTAGCGGAGCTTAGCATTGGTAAGCTTGGTGAGAGTGACGTTGTAAGCTCCATTTATAAACTTGCTCCAAAACACAAAAAAATATGGTCTTTTTCAGGCTTTTTTATGATAGGAGCGATACTTATTGCTTCGTTTTATATGGTTGTCATTGGCTGGATATTAAAATACATTTATCTTAGTTTTTCGCCACTTTTGGCTGATACTAAAGAAGCAGCAACGCAGTTTAATACACTTTTGGCAAATGATCTAACCAGTGCCGTGCTTTGCTTTAGTCTAGTCTTTTTAATGGTATTTTTTGCTGTTTCAAAAGGTGTGAAAAGTGGCATTGAAAAGCTAAATATCTGGATGATGCCGAGTCTTTTTATACTGCTTGTTTGTATACTTTTTTATGCAATTAGTATGGGCGATGGCTTTGTTAAGGCGGCTAAATTTTTATTTGTACCAAATTTTAGCGCGATCACGCCAGATGTTATTTTACAAGCTCTTGGACTCGCGTTCTTCTCGCTATCTATGGGCGTTGGTGTAATACCAACATACGCTGCAAATTTACCAGAGCAGACAAATCTTATAAAATCAACGCTTTCTATCATCTTTATAAACATATTAATAGGCATTATGATGGGACTTGTGGTCTTTACGTTTATATTTGCTTATGGAGCTGATAGCACGGCAAGTGGCCCGGGGCTTATTTTTATCTCACTTGTTACGCTCTTTGCAAAACTTGGGATAGTTGGCAATGTCATGGCTATCGCATTTTTTGTTTCACTTTTATTTGCTGGTGTTACAAGTGCTGTTTCGATGATCGAACCATTTGCTTATTATTTGGTTAGAAAATTTGAAATTTCACGCAAAAAGGCTCTTATTTATATTGGAATTTTTGTCTATATCTTAGGCCTTTTTTGTATTTTTTCATATTATGCACAGACGGCTAATATCTTTAGTATTTTTGGTAAGCCAGTCTTTGATGCACTTGATTTTCTTACTTCAAACATAATGATGCCAATAGGTGCCATAATTTTTAGTTTTTTTGTTGGCTATAAACTTAAAAAAGAGAGCCTATATCTACTCTTTGGCGAATTTATGGGAAAAGTATTCTTTGAAATTTGGTACTTCACTCTAAGATATATCGTGCCAATTGCAATTTGTGCCATCATGATCTATCAAATAGCAGGTAAATGA
- a CDS encoding sodium-dependent transporter, whose amino-acid sequence MMDRFSKVGFVLSIIGAAIGLGNAWKFPYMVGSNGGSAFILIYLFFAFVVGLSIFFAEMAMGKISRLDTVGAFKSLATKGANSWKFAGVVMVTGLFIASFYTLIIGWVLKYVILSLGELPKDMASSEALFVNFTSKGIEEQILYFSIAFFAYFFILTKGIKSGIERINVYLIPALFILLLLMLGYSFGMNGFDEAAKFLLVPDFSKIDQGAILNALGLAFFTMCIGIGCILTYSSSLGNDTNLFTSSLYVVFANIIISVIIGLIVFTFTYEFGSEPSKGAGLAFISLPTLFAKLGLLGNFLAFAFFTSLFFAGITSVISLVEPFIFFLNKSLGFSRNRSIIIVGAVVYLLGILCALSGIGDFKEALTFFGKSFFDLLDYLSSNIMLPLGGIIFAIFVGYFMKFELLKELFLPYMGEIVFKIWYFLIRFVAPVLVFVVLVREIA is encoded by the coding sequence ATGATGGATAGATTTAGTAAAGTTGGTTTTGTTCTTTCTATCATTGGAGCGGCTATTGGTCTTGGTAATGCATGGAAATTTCCATATATGGTCGGTAGTAACGGTGGTTCAGCATTTATTCTTATATATCTATTTTTTGCTTTTGTTGTTGGACTTAGTATATTTTTTGCTGAGATGGCAATGGGTAAAATTTCACGCCTTGACACGGTTGGAGCATTTAAAAGTCTAGCTACAAAGGGGGCAAATTCTTGGAAATTTGCTGGTGTTGTGATGGTGACAGGGCTATTCATCGCATCTTTTTACACGCTTATTATCGGCTGGGTTTTAAAATACGTTATCTTAAGTCTTGGCGAGCTTCCAAAAGATATGGCAAGCTCAGAAGCGCTTTTTGTAAATTTTACTTCAAAGGGCATAGAGGAGCAAATTTTATATTTTAGCATCGCCTTTTTTGCCTACTTTTTTATACTTACAAAAGGTATAAAAAGTGGAATAGAGCGTATAAATGTATATCTTATTCCAGCACTTTTTATTTTACTTTTGCTTATGCTTGGCTACTCTTTTGGTATGAATGGATTTGATGAGGCGGCTAAATTTTTACTAGTACCTGATTTTTCAAAGATAGATCAAGGCGCTATCTTAAATGCTCTTGGATTAGCTTTTTTTACGATGTGTATTGGCATTGGCTGCATTTTAACCTACTCATCAAGCCTAGGCAATGATACAAATTTATTCACTTCATCACTTTATGTAGTCTTTGCAAATATAATTATTAGCGTAATTATAGGGCTTATAGTTTTTACATTCACCTATGAATTTGGCTCAGAGCCATCAAAGGGTGCAGGGTTAGCATTTATCTCACTTCCAACGCTTTTTGCAAAGCTTGGTTTGCTTGGAAATTTCTTGGCTTTTGCATTTTTTACATCTTTATTTTTTGCTGGTATAACATCGGTTATTTCGCTAGTCGAGCCATTTATATTTTTCTTAAATAAAAGCTTGGGATTTAGTAGAAATAGATCAATTATCATTGTCGGTGCCGTAGTTTATCTTTTGGGAATTTTATGTGCGTTAAGCGGTATTGGTGATTTTAAAGAAGCACTTACATTTTTTGGTAAGAGCTTTTTTGATTTGCTTGATTATCTTAGCTCAAACATTATGCTCCCACTTGGTGGCATTATATTTGCCATTTTTGTTGGGTACTTTATGAAATTTGAGCTTTTAAAAGAACTATTTTTGCCTTATATGGGTGAGATTGTTTTTAAAATTTGGTATTTTTTAATAAGGTTTGTGGCACCAGTTCTAGTTTTTGTGGTGTTAGTAAGGGAGATTGCATAA
- a CDS encoding sodium-dependent transporter encodes MAKEQFSKIGYVLAVAGSAVGLGNAWKFPYMVGENGGSAFVILYLLITFLVGIPIFMAELSIGKLSESDSVNAFRKLANKNKNLWQLVGILAMVTAAIISSYYIVIIGWVFKYFTLSFTGLPNDIESSKVIFNELLTHGLGEQMLYFVIAFVACFFILSKGVKSGIEKLNVWMMPSLFIMVLIMLIFSMTMNGFTKSAEFLLVPDFSKISFNSLLLALGLAFWTLSLGMAAIITYSASLSDDTNLATSTLSIVFINIVLAIMMGLVIFTFIFEFGAEPSQGPGLVFISLPTLFAKLGVIGQILAVAFFAALIFAGITSAISIVEPFVFFLIREYGISRIKALSIVGAGVFVLGFLCLLSNIENVGDKFMLFGKNFFDFLDFTASNVLLPISGIGGAIFVGYFMKREALYVLFSPYMSDFVFSAWYFLLRYVAPVCVFIIMINKLFF; translated from the coding sequence ATGGCAAAAGAACAGTTTTCTAAAATAGGTTATGTTTTAGCAGTTGCAGGGTCAGCTGTTGGACTTGGCAATGCATGGAAATTTCCATACATGGTCGGTGAAAATGGCGGATCAGCATTTGTTATTTTATATCTTTTGATAACGTTTTTAGTTGGCATACCTATCTTTATGGCAGAGCTAAGTATTGGCAAGCTTAGCGAAAGTGATAGTGTAAATGCCTTTAGAAAGTTGGCGAATAAAAATAAAAATTTATGGCAACTGGTTGGAATTTTAGCTATGGTAACCGCAGCTATAATCTCATCTTATTATATTGTGATCATCGGCTGGGTCTTTAAGTATTTCACACTATCTTTTACCGGTCTTCCAAACGATATAGAAAGTTCAAAGGTAATATTTAACGAGCTTCTTACGCATGGTCTTGGCGAGCAGATGCTTTATTTTGTTATTGCATTTGTAGCTTGCTTTTTTATCCTTTCAAAAGGTGTGAAAAGTGGCATTGAAAAGCTAAATGTTTGGATGATGCCAAGCCTATTTATCATGGTTTTAATCATGCTTATCTTTTCTATGACAATGAATGGCTTTACAAAATCGGCTGAGTTTTTACTTGTTCCTGATTTTAGTAAAATTTCATTTAACTCGCTCTTGCTTGCTCTTGGGCTTGCTTTTTGGACACTATCTCTTGGTATGGCAGCTATCATTACATATTCAGCTAGCTTAAGTGATGATACAAATTTAGCTACTTCTACGCTAAGTATCGTTTTTATAAACATCGTCCTAGCCATTATGATGGGTCTTGTTATCTTTACATTTATATTTGAATTTGGCGCAGAGCCGTCTCAAGGACCAGGACTTGTCTTTATCTCGCTTCCAACGCTCTTTGCTAAGCTTGGTGTGATAGGTCAAATTTTAGCTGTAGCATTTTTTGCAGCGCTTATCTTTGCTGGCATTACTTCAGCTATCTCTATCGTAGAGCCGTTTGTATTTTTCTTGATCAGAGAGTATGGCATTAGCAGGATAAAAGCTCTTAGCATAGTTGGAGCCGGTGTTTTTGTATTGGGATTTTTATGTCTTTTATCAAATATAGAAAATGTTGGCGACAAATTTATGCTCTTTGGTAAAAATTTCTTTGATTTTCTTGATTTTACCGCTTCAAATGTTCTGCTTCCAATTAGTGGTATTGGTGGAGCGATATTCGTTGGATATTTTATGAAAAGAGAAGCACTTTATGTGCTATTTAGTCCATATATGAGCGACTTTGTATTTAGTGCGTGGTATTTTTTATTAAGATATGTGGCGCCAGTTTGCGTCTTTATCATCATGATAAATAAATTGTTTTTTTAA
- a CDS encoding TRAP transporter small permease subunit, whose translation MQKVEKFFDKVGDIVGYICMFIMALMIIDVFFNVVARYFFSYGNVAFQELEWHFFAVIFLLGMSYALKEDAHVRVDIFYAKFSPKNKALVNMIGTVIFVIPFALLVSNLSFEFVSDAYTSAEASADPGGLTHRWIIKALIPFSFYLLVFFAIGFFIRNFNLYKKAKKGE comes from the coding sequence ATGCAAAAAGTTGAGAAATTTTTTGATAAGGTAGGCGATATAGTCGGCTATATTTGCATGTTTATTATGGCTTTGATGATAATAGACGTCTTTTTTAACGTTGTGGCAAGATATTTTTTCTCTTATGGAAATGTCGCATTTCAGGAGCTTGAGTGGCATTTTTTTGCTGTAATATTTTTGCTTGGCATGAGCTATGCATTAAAAGAAGATGCACATGTTAGAGTTGATATCTTTTATGCTAAATTTTCACCAAAAAATAAAGCTCTTGTAAATATGATAGGAACTGTTATTTTTGTAATCCCATTTGCACTTCTGGTTTCAAATTTATCGTTTGAATTTGTGAGTGACGCTTATACTTCAGCTGAAGCTAGTGCGGATCCAGGCGGCCTTACTCACAGATGGATCATAAAAGCACTTATTCCTTTTTCTTTTTATCTACTTGTATTTTTTGCGATTGGCTTTTTTATAAGAAATTTTAATCTTTACAAAAAAGCTAAAAAGGGGGAATAA
- a CDS encoding TRAP transporter large permease — protein MAGLIMFIAALLMLGIGFPVAFTFGAVSMIFGMIGSIVESIGDGDGLLGSIEVFKDMFNFMPYRIFSIMESRIFIAVPLFVFMGVVLQKSKLAERLLESMGMLFGEIRGGIAISTILVGALLAASTGVVGASVVAMGVISLPVMLKYKYDQALGCGTICAAGTLGQIIPPSIVLIILGDIFSVPVGELFHQAIIPGLTLVAVYIIYILIVAYLKPDTAPVVKDESGVSKFKQIMRALIAIFPPLLLVICVLGSIFAGIATPTESSAFGCVGAIILAIFYRTFSFSMIKEALAESVKTTALVFAILVGATAFSMVFSYTGGDEIVEKFMTNLPGEKWGFIIFSMVVIFVLGFFIDFVEISYIVLPILVPIAAKLGINPIYLAILVAMNLQTSFLTPPFGFSLFFLRSVAPAEIKTTAIYKGVVPYIFIQLAVLVFFCVFLMELKPMLDASHGGLLNFLLSLFK, from the coding sequence ATGGCTGGTTTGATAATGTTTATAGCTGCACTTTTGATGCTAGGCATTGGCTTTCCGGTAGCCTTTACCTTTGGTGCGGTTTCGATGATATTTGGCATGATTGGTAGTATTGTTGAGAGCATTGGAGACGGAGATGGGCTGCTTGGAAGTATCGAAGTTTTCAAAGATATGTTTAACTTCATGCCTTATAGAATTTTCTCTATCATGGAGAGTAGAATTTTTATAGCAGTTCCACTTTTTGTATTTATGGGCGTCGTGCTTCAAAAGTCAAAACTAGCCGAGAGGCTACTTGAGAGCATGGGTATGCTTTTTGGAGAAATTCGCGGAGGTATTGCTATTAGCACTATCTTGGTTGGAGCACTTCTTGCAGCTTCAACTGGTGTTGTTGGTGCAAGTGTCGTTGCAATGGGCGTTATAAGCTTACCTGTTATGTTAAAGTATAAATACGACCAAGCGCTAGGTTGTGGCACTATATGTGCTGCTGGTACGCTTGGACAGATCATTCCACCTTCTATCGTGTTGATTATTTTGGGTGATATATTTTCAGTGCCAGTTGGTGAGCTTTTTCATCAAGCCATCATCCCAGGACTCACACTAGTAGCAGTTTATATCATTTATATTTTGATTGTTGCTTATTTGAAACCAGATACTGCACCGGTAGTAAAAGATGAGAGCGGTGTTAGTAAATTTAAGCAGATCATGAGAGCACTAATCGCTATCTTTCCACCTCTTTTACTGGTTATTTGCGTATTGGGTTCTATATTTGCAGGTATCGCTACACCAACTGAAAGTTCAGCTTTTGGCTGCGTCGGAGCCATTATTTTAGCTATTTTTTATAGGACATTTTCATTTTCTATGATAAAAGAGGCATTGGCTGAAAGCGTAAAAACCACAGCACTTGTCTTTGCCATACTTGTTGGTGCGACAGCCTTTTCTATGGTATTTAGTTACACTGGTGGCGATGAGATTGTTGAAAAATTTATGACAAATTTACCAGGCGAGAAGTGGGGCTTTATCATTTTTAGTATGGTTGTCATCTTTGTGCTTGGCTTTTTTATCGACTTTGTTGAAATTTCATACATTGTGCTTCCTATCTTGGTGCCAATAGCCGCAAAGCTTGGTATAAATCCAATTTATCTAGCAATCTTAGTTGCTATGAATTTACAAACTTCATTTTTGACGCCGCCATTTGGTTTTAGCTTATTTTTCCTAAGGTCAGTCGCACCAGCTGAGATAAAAACGACTGCTATTTATAAAGGCGTTGTGCCTTATATTTTTATTCAGCTTGCTGTACTTGTATTTTTCTGCGTCTTTCTAATGGAATTAAAGCCAATGCTTGATGCGAGCCACGGCGGATTATTAAACTTCTTGCTCTCACTTTTTAAATGA
- a CDS encoding biotin/lipoyl-containing protein: MAKKFIDVMDTTFRDGFQSVYGARVLMNDFLPALEAAKEAGIEHFEFGGGARFQSLYFYLNEDAFAMMDKFRSIVGPKANLQTLSRGVNTVTLDTGSRELIDLHAKLFKKHGTTTIRNFDALNDVENLKYSGERIAHHGLKHEVVVTMMDLPSGCVGAHDVKFYEKILREILDANIPYHSVCFKDASGTSSPQKVYETIKMARKLLPEKTHIRLHTHETAGVSVACYLAALEAGVDGIDLAASPVSGGTSQPDILTMLHAVKGKNYDLGGLDVEKILKYESVLNDCLKEYFLPPEAVQVSPLIPFSPMPGGALTANTQMMRDNNILDKFPEVILAMREVVQKGGYGTSVTPVSQFYFQQAFNNVMFGKWKKIAEGYGKMVLGYFGKTPVTPDQEIIKLASEQLGLKPTTKHAVDIADKDESKSLAHVKEILKQNKIKVTEENVFIAAACKEKGIAFLKGEAKVNVRKVDPNAKANEGRQTQSGRYSVVVNGSRYNVEVSEGFNDSIQVKSITEVEGKSVKNAKSAAAGATANDIVASLPGAVHKILVSPGDQVKKGQAVVVLEAMKMEIEVKAPKDGVIGSIEVSKGQSVANNQVVAKFK; the protein is encoded by the coding sequence ATGGCGAAGAAATTTATCGATGTTATGGATACGACCTTTAGAGATGGCTTTCAGTCAGTTTATGGCGCTAGAGTGCTTATGAATGACTTTTTGCCTGCGCTTGAAGCAGCCAAAGAGGCTGGCATAGAGCATTTTGAATTTGGTGGCGGAGCGAGATTTCAAAGCCTTTATTTTTACCTAAATGAAGATGCTTTTGCGATGATGGATAAATTTAGAAGCATCGTAGGACCAAAAGCAAATCTTCAAACCCTAAGTAGGGGCGTAAATACCGTCACACTTGATACTGGCAGCCGTGAGCTAATCGACCTTCACGCAAAACTTTTCAAAAAACATGGAACCACCACCATCAGAAATTTTGACGCACTAAATGACGTTGAAAATTTAAAATATTCAGGCGAGAGGATCGCTCATCACGGACTAAAACACGAAGTTGTTGTTACGATGATGGATTTGCCTAGTGGCTGTGTGGGAGCTCATGATGTTAAATTTTATGAGAAAATTTTAAGAGAAATTTTAGATGCAAATATCCCTTATCACAGCGTTTGCTTTAAAGACGCAAGTGGTACAAGTAGCCCGCAAAAGGTCTATGAAACCATAAAAATGGCTAGAAAGCTACTTCCAGAAAAAACTCATATCAGACTTCATACACATGAAACTGCAGGCGTAAGTGTGGCTTGCTATCTTGCAGCGCTTGAAGCCGGCGTTGATGGCATAGATCTAGCCGCAAGCCCAGTAAGTGGTGGTACAAGTCAGCCAGATATCTTAACTATGCTTCATGCAGTAAAAGGCAAAAACTACGATCTTGGCGGACTTGACGTGGAGAAAATTTTAAAATACGAAAGCGTTTTGAATGATTGCTTAAAAGAGTATTTCTTACCACCTGAAGCCGTGCAAGTAAGCCCGCTCATACCATTTTCACCAATGCCAGGTGGCGCACTCACTGCAAATACCCAGATGATGAGAGATAATAATATCTTAGATAAATTCCCAGAGGTCATCCTTGCTATGCGCGAGGTGGTGCAAAAGGGTGGATACGGCACTTCAGTGACCCCTGTTAGCCAGTTTTACTTCCAACAAGCGTTTAATAATGTAATGTTTGGCAAGTGGAAAAAGATCGCTGAGGGATATGGCAAAATGGTGCTTGGCTACTTTGGCAAGACCCCAGTTACGCCTGATCAAGAGATCATCAAGCTTGCAAGCGAGCAACTAGGCTTAAAACCAACTACAAAACACGCAGTTGATATAGCAGATAAAGACGAGAGTAAGTCGCTTGCACACGTAAAAGAAATTTTAAAACAAAATAAGATCAAAGTCACCGAAGAAAATGTTTTTATAGCAGCAGCTTGTAAAGAAAAAGGCATCGCATTTTTAAAAGGCGAAGCAAAAGTAAATGTAAGAAAAGTAGATCCAAACGCTAAGGCAAACGAGGGCAGACAAACTCAAAGTGGCAGATATAGTGTCGTCGTAAATGGTAGCCGCTACAATGTCGAAGTAAGCGAGGGCTTTAACGATAGCATCCAAGTAAAATCGATCACCGAAGTTGAAGGCAAGAGCGTAAAAAATGCTAAAAGTGCAGCAGCAGGCGCAACAGCAAATGATATCGTTGCTAGCTTACCGGGTGCTGTGCATAAAATTTTAGTAAGTCCTGGCGATCAAGTCAAAAAAGGGCAAGCTGTAGTCGTGCTTGAAGCAATGAAGATGGAGATAGAGGTCAAAGCCCCAAAAGATGGTGTGATAGGCTCTATTGAAGTTAGCAAAGGTCAAAGTGTCGCGAACAATCAAGTGGTGGCTAAATTTAAATAA
- the pckA gene encoding phosphoenolpyruvate carboxykinase (ATP): protein MNKLDELGLKEIKKINHNLSYDELFELEKANNEGRVSSNGTFMVDMGIFTGRSPKDKYFVKQDPSQKYIAWGKINQPITKELFDKLLKKAKEQLSGKEIFIQDAFCGASKKSKKSVRFVTEVAWQAHFVKNMFIRPSKEELANFEPDFVVYNACKTKNEDYKADGLHSEVFVIFNVEENVAVIGGTWYGGEMKKGIFSMMNYWLPLEGKLSMHCSANVGEKGDTALFFGLSGTGKTTLSTDPKRKLIGDDEHGWDDDGVFNFEGGCYAKCINLDPSSEPEIYAAIRCDALLENVVADENGVVDYKDGSKTENTRVSYPIYHIDNYEPSSSAGHPKNIIFLSADAFGVLPPVAKLTKEQAMYYFLSGYTAKVAGTERGITEPVATFSACFGEPFMPLHPTVYAKLLGEKIDKHGVNVYLVNTGWSGGAYGVGKRMSIKATRACINAILDGSITKCEFENFDKFNFAIPKELDGVETKLLNPINTWTHPAEYNASRDKLAKMFVENFKRYEDVKEGVEYAKAGPKA from the coding sequence ATAAACAAACTAGACGAACTAGGTCTAAAAGAGATCAAAAAGATAAATCACAATCTAAGCTACGACGAGCTTTTTGAGCTTGAAAAGGCAAACAACGAAGGCAGGGTTTCAAGCAACGGCACATTTATGGTTGATATGGGAATTTTTACTGGAAGAAGCCCAAAAGATAAGTATTTCGTCAAGCAAGATCCAAGCCAAAAATACATCGCTTGGGGTAAGATAAATCAGCCTATCACAAAAGAGCTTTTTGATAAACTTCTTAAAAAAGCAAAAGAGCAACTAAGTGGTAAAGAAATTTTTATCCAAGATGCATTTTGCGGAGCCAGCAAAAAGAGTAAAAAATCAGTTCGTTTTGTCACAGAAGTAGCGTGGCAAGCACACTTTGTAAAAAATATGTTCATCCGTCCAAGCAAGGAAGAGCTAGCTAACTTTGAGCCTGATTTTGTAGTATATAACGCTTGTAAAACAAAAAATGAAGATTATAAGGCTGATGGGCTACATTCAGAGGTCTTTGTCATCTTTAACGTCGAAGAAAATGTTGCAGTAATAGGTGGTACATGGTACGGCGGTGAAATGAAAAAAGGCATTTTTTCTATGATGAACTATTGGCTGCCACTTGAGGGTAAGCTAAGCATGCACTGCTCTGCAAACGTAGGCGAGAAGGGCGATACAGCGCTATTTTTTGGCCTATCTGGCACTGGTAAAACGACACTTTCAACTGATCCAAAACGCAAACTAATAGGTGATGATGAGCACGGCTGGGACGATGATGGCGTATTTAACTTTGAGGGTGGCTGCTACGCAAAATGTATAAACCTCGATCCAAGTAGCGAACCAGAAATTTATGCAGCGATCAGGTGTGATGCGCTACTTGAAAACGTTGTAGCTGACGAAAATGGCGTAGTTGATTACAAAGACGGCTCAAAGACTGAAAATACGCGTGTAAGCTATCCGATCTATCACATCGACAATTACGAGCCAAGCTCAAGTGCCGGCCATCCAAAAAATATCATCTTTTTAAGTGCTGACGCTTTTGGCGTGCTTCCTCCAGTTGCAAAGCTCACAAAAGAGCAGGCGATGTATTATTTCCTAAGTGGTTATACAGCAAAAGTTGCTGGCACAGAGCGCGGTATAACTGAGCCAGTCGCTACTTTTAGCGCTTGCTTTGGCGAGCCATTTATGCCACTTCACCCAACTGTCTATGCAAAACTACTAGGCGAGAAGATCGATAAACACGGCGTTAATGTCTATCTTGTAAATACAGGCTGGAGCGGTGGTGCTTACGGCGTTGGTAAACGTATGAGCATAAAAGCAACTCGTGCTTGCATAAACGCGATCCTTGATGGCAGCATCACAAAATGCGAATTTGAAAATTTTGATAAATTTAACTTTGCTATACCAAAAGAGCTTGATGGTGTCGAGACAAAACTGCTAAATCCTATAAACACATGGACGCATCCAGCTGAGTATAACGCTTCACGTGATAAGCTCGCTAAAATGTTTGTTGAAAATTTCAAACGTTACGAAGATGTAAAAGAGGGCGTTGAATACGCTAAAGCTGGACCAAAAGCTTAA